A stretch of Colletotrichum lupini chromosome 2, complete sequence DNA encodes these proteins:
- a CDS encoding GPI ethanolamine phosphate transferase — protein sequence MSFRYGPGFLAALLTIANILIPLAVFTFATGFFPYKPVLPGLAQYETLEFGPPPQAPFDRLIFMVVDALRSDFVYLNGTGFTYTQELIRDGAALPFTAYARSPTVTMPRIKAITTGSIPSFLDVILNLDEADSSSTLAAQDTWLAQMKAKETGKMLMYGDDTWLKLFPGTFDRADGTASFFVADFTEVDNNVTRHIDSELKNDDWSTLVLHYLGLDHIGHKSGPRSSHMVPKQHEMDGIVKRIYNAMESRKHMASTLMVLCGDHGMNDAGNHGASSPGETSPALVFISPKLKALQRNLQAPVPFREDFSYYTKIEQSDLAPTLGALLGFPVPQNNLGAFISDFLPFWPDRNDQIQLLVRNARQILNIVTVTFGSEMFDLGSTFDQKTCSNPRDDAQELACEWHRVNDALKTMDGEAELDPTWREAMSKWLSRAQDLMSSMASNYDMGRLHIGEAVVGFVASSLIFGARLSLIPLLAISVTYGIMMFASSYVEEEHHFWYWATSAWLGSMGIKKMQSTRSPSGTLASLLIALIATRLIRGWNQTGQKHAGEPDIAKTFIVTRPPILWALVSVTYLFLFVQLLRKLRGLPRAGVTAASALLVLSAFTFKLAFTNEDAPELVTGPLATLNTLTQGISLVTRARLVFAGIGAAALYSSYLALSNPKTESRHTSPLLHHLITLLLATQSRVTNIPLLLLFTLQLPLLASLDLSLPLLSTTSLLLQYASFFAFGGTNAISSVDLSSAYNGVGGFDVVAVGILTFVSNWVGPIYWASATNLLLLQYRGRRAGSDEGRYVFLRHIGHTTLFTACSVAFVMVACEALRTHLFVWTVFSPKYLYCMAWTIGQHLLVNVVFAGLLYRLGSA from the exons ATGTCTTTTCGGTACGGCCCGGGCTTCCTGGCAGCTCTTCTCACAATCGCCAACATCCTGATTCCACTGGCGGTTTTCACGTTTGCTACCGGTTTCTTTCCGTATAAGCCGGTTCTACCAGGTTTGGCTCAATATGAGACCCTTGAATTTGGCCCGCCGCCACAGGCACCCTTCGACCGCCTCATTTTTATGGTCGTTGATGCGTTGCGAAG CGACTTCGTATACTTGAATGGCACCGGCTTCACATACACTCAAGA GCTCATCCGCGATGGTGCCGCCCTACCTTTCACGGCGTATGCGCGGTCACCAACCGTCACCATGCCCAGAATCAAAGCCATCACCACTGGCTCAATCCCGTCTTTCCTGGACGTCATCTTGAACCTGGACGAAGCAGATTCGTCCTCGACTCTCGCTGCTCAAGATACCTGGCTTGCCCAGATGAAAGCCAAGGAGACGGGGAAAATGCTCATGTACGGCGATGACACATGGCTGAAGCTCTTCCCGGGCACTTTTGACCGTGCCGATGGCACCGCGAGCTTCTTCGTAGCA GACTTCACCGAAGTGGACAACAATGTCACCAGGCACATAGACAGCGAGCTGAAGAATGACGATTGGAGCACGTTAGTTCTCCACTACCTTGGGCTCGATCACATCGGGCATAAATCAGGACCGCGAAG CTCACACATGGTACCCAAGCAACATGAGATGGACGGTATTGTGAAGCGTATATACAACGCCATGGAATCACGAAAACATATGGCTTCCACATTGATGGTTCTCTGCGGAGATCACGGCATGAACGATGCCGGCAATCATGGAGCTTCTTCTCCCGGAGAAACCTCTCCGGCGCTCGTTTTTATCTCTCCTAAACTAAAGGCTTTGCAACGGAACCTCCAAGCTCCTGTTCCGTTTCGAGAGGACTTCTCCTACTACACCAAGATTGAGCAGTCAGACCTGGCACCCACCCTCGGTGCTCTGCTGGGCTTTCCGGTGCCGCAAAATAACCTTGGCGCCTTCATATCCGACTTCCTGCCTTTCTGGCCCGACA GAAATGATCAGATCCAACTGCTCGTCCGCAATGCCCGGCAGATACTGAACATTGTGACAGTAACTTTTGGCTCCGAGATGTTTGACTTGGGGTCTACCTTTGATCAAAAAACGTGCTCAAATCCCCGGGATGATGCCCAGGAGCTAGCTTGTGAATGGCACCGCGTCAATGATGCACTCAAAACCATGGATGGCGAGGCCGAGTTAGATCCAACCTGGCGTGAAGCCATGTCAAAG TGGCTCAGCAGAGCGCAGGATCTGATGAGCAGCATGGCCAGCAACTACGACATGGGAAGGTTACATATCGGCGAAGCAGTTGTCGGCTTCGTTGCCAGTTCCCTGATATTCGGCGCTCGACTTAGTTTGATACCGCTACTGGCCATCTCAGTTACGTACGGCATCATGATGTTCGCGAGCAGTTACGTAGAAGAAGAACACCATTTCTGGTATTGGGCCACATCGGCCTGGCTGGGCTCCATGGGCATCAAAAAGATGCAGTC CACCCGGTCGCCATCAGGAACACTAGCATCTCTTCTCATCGCCCTGATAGCAACTAGACTGATCCGGGGATGGAACCAAACAGGCCAGAAGCACGCCGGCGAGCCCGATATTGCTAAAACCTTCATCGTTACACGCCCTCCCATCCTTTGGGCCCTTGTCAGCGTAACctatcttttcctttttgtACAACTACTTAGAAAACTCCGCGGCCTTCCCCGCGCCGGCGTGACAGCTGCGTCGGCTCTTCTAGTCCTCTCCGCCTTCACGTTCAAGCTCGCCTTTACCAACGAAGACGCACCGGAGCTCGTGACCGGGCCCCTAGCAACCCTCAACACCCTAACCCAGGGCATCTCCCTCGTCACCAGAGCCCGCCTCGTCTTCGCCGGCATCGGCGCCGCAGCCCTCTACTCATCCTACCTAGCCCTCTCCAACCCAAAGACCGAATCACGGCACACATCCCCCCTCCTTCACCACCTCATCACCCTCCTCCTCGCAACCCAATCCCGCGTCACGAAcatccccctcctcctcctcttcaccCTCCAACTACCTCTTCTCGCCTCTCTCGACCTCTCCCTGCCCCTCCTATCTACGacctccctcctcctccagtACGCCTCCTTCTTCGCCTTTGGCGGCACAAACGCAATCTCCTCCGTCGATCTCTCGAGCGCCTACAACGGCGTGGGGGGCTTCGACGTCGTCGCCGTCGGCATCCTGACCTTTGTGAGCAACTGGGTCGGCCCCATCTACTGGGCGTCCGCGACGAACCTGCTCCTCCTGCAGTACCGCGGCCGCAGAGCCGGCAGCGACGAAGGCAGGTACGTGTTTTTGCGACACATAGGGCACACGACCTTGTTTACGGCGTGCAGCGTCGCGTTCGTCATGGTGGCGTGCGAGGCGCTGCGGACGCACCTGTTTGTCTGGACCGTATTTTCGCCGAAGTACCTGTACTGCATGGCCTGGACCATCGGCCAGCATCTTCTCGTCAACGTCGTATTTGCTGGTTTATTGTACCGTTTGGGATCGGCTTGA
- a CDS encoding RNA recognition domain-containing protein, giving the protein MSSPGKPLKRSRAEEDEHDALVAAAVAENIAADAVSEPKAKKARTEANRSLFVRSLPATATSESLTDFFSEHFPVKHATVVLDKATKASRGYGFVTLTDAEDATEAKKKLNNILWEGRRIKVDVAEARTRDAKESAVGAAASSAKQKRADDLEEARKAPKLIIRNLPWSIKSSAQLGALFRAYGIVKFADLPQNKGKLKGFGFVTLRGRKNAEKALEMNGKTIDGRTIAVDWAVGKDEWEKANGAREEERDSKKKNEEGGEEEEEEDAAEDENASKELTGADADLENFMKNHIMNLEDEDDENEDEDEDDEDDEELSDGEEDSEDEEEKKHVKKTQSTDNTSTLFIRNLPFTVTDDQLKEHFAKFGAVRYARVVMDRATDRPAGTGFVCFVSEEDSKACIKGAPRTQVNTLPTKHSVLQDESADSDGRYTLEGRLLQVAQAVSKDDAERLAADGSAKRREKDKRRLFLLNEGQLDTRSALYHKLTPNEVKMREDSAKQRKKLVQSNPSLHISLTRLAVRNIPRNIGGKELKELARKACVEFATDVKEGRRQPLSKEEKVRSAKEDKEAEHDRKLKRKGIVRQAKIEFESREGTKVPEASGGKSRGYGFIEYSSHRWALMGLRFLNGYQMENEHGKKQRLIVEFAIENASVVARRKANEKNLDRNKPNSQAAPQAAQNGKKGGKFDKTAGGKELPNMASIKDQKKGKKGKKGNMNKGPRAEKEENGEKSSGDKTPASKVDREDVKPLLIARKRLMRKKKASSRG; this is encoded by the coding sequence ATGTCGTCTCCCGGAAAGCCGCTTAAGCGGTCTCGAGCTGAGGAAGACGAGCACGATGCTCTCGTCGCAGCCGCCGTTGCAGAGAACATCGCCGCAGACGCTGTGTCGGAACCGAAAGCCAAGAAGGCCCGAACAGAAGCCAATCGCTCTCTTTTCGTTCGCTCCCTGCCTGCGACCGCCACCAGCGAATCGCTCACCGATTTCTTCTCCGAACATTTCCCTGTCAAGCATGCGACCGTTGTTCTCGACAAGGCGACCAAAGCTTCCCGAGGCTATGGCTTCGTTACATTGACAGATGCTGAAGATGCTACGGAGGCCAAGAAGAAGCTCAACAACATTCTCTGGGAGGGACGCCGCATCAAGGTCGATGTTGCCGAAGCTAGAACTCGTGACGCAAAGGAGAGTGCCGTTGGCGCGGCCGCATCTAGCGCAAAGCAAAAGCGTGCGGATGATCTTGAGGAAGCGAGGAAAGCCCCGAAGCTAATCATTCGCAACCTTCCTTGGTCTATCAAGTCTTCTGCGCAGCTGGGTGCGCTTTTCCGCGCCTATGGCATTGTCAAGTTCGCCGATCTTCCCCAGAACAAGGGCAAGCTCAAAGGATTTGGTTTCGTTACCCTTCGCGGCAGGAAAAATGCTGAGAAGGCTTTGGAGATGAACGGAAAGACCATTGACGGAAGAACCATTGCCGTTGATTGGGCTGTGGGCAAGGACGAATGGGAAAAGGCCAACGGCGCGAGGGAAGAGGAAAGAGATTCAAAGAAGAAGAACGAGGAGgggggggaggaggaggaggaggaagatgcAGCCGAAGACGAGAATGCCAGCAAGGAGCTCACCGGAGCTGACGCAGATCTGGAAAACTTCATGAAGAACCATATCATGAACCTCGAGGACGAGGATGACGAGAATGAggacgaagacgaagacgacgaggatgaTGAGGAGCTTTCCGACGGAGAGGAAGACAGcgaagacgaggaagagaagaagcACGTCAAGAAAACGCAATCTACCGACAACACATCAACACTCTTCATTCGAAACCTGCCCTTTACCGTTACGGACGACCAATTAAAGGAGCACTTCGCTAAATTCGGTGCCGTCAGATATGCTCGCGTAGTGATGGATCGCGCAACTGACAGACCGGCGGGTACCGGGTTTGTCTGCTTCGTCAGCGAGGAAGACTCAAAAGCCTGCATCAAGGGCGCGCCGCGTACACAAGTCAACACCCTGCCCACAAAGCACTCTGTGTTGCAGGACGAGTCCGCAGACTCCGACGGCCGTTACACCTTGGAGGGCCGTTTGTTGCAGGTTGCTCAGGCAGTCAGCAAAGATGACGCCGAGCGCTTGGCCGCCGACGGCAGTGCCAAGAGACGTGAGAAGGACAAGCGTCGTCTTTTCCTGCTTAACGAGGGACAGCTCGATACTAGATCTGCCCTGTACCACAAGCTCACGCCCAACGAGGTAAAGATGAGAGAGGACAGCGCCAAGCAGCGCAAGAAGCTCGTTCAGAGCAACCCTTCGCTGCACATCAGTCTCACCCGTCTGGCTGTCCGCAACATCCCCCGCAACATCGGCGGCAAGGAGCTCAAGGAGTTGGCTCGCAAGGCCTGCGTCGAGTTCGCCACAGATGTCAAGGAGGGCAGACGTCAGCCCCTGTCCAAGGAGGAGAAGGTCAGAAGCGCAAAGGAGGACAAGGAGGCTGAGCACGACCGCAAGCTCAAACGCAAGGGTATCGTCCGCCAGGCCAAGATCGAGTTTGAGAGCCGCGAGGGCACCAAGGTCCCCGAGGCGAGCGGCGGCAAGTCCCGCGGATACGGTTTCATCGAGTACTCGTCCCACCGCTGGGCGCTCATGGGCCTGCGCTTCCTCAACGGCTACCAGATGGAGAATGAGCACGGCAAGAAGCAGCGCCTGATTGTCGAGTTCGCTATCGAGAACGCCTCGGTTGTCGCTCGTCGCAAGGCCAATGAGAAGAACCTGGACCGCAACAAGCCCAACTCCCAGGCGGCTCCTCAGGCCGCGCAGAACGGGAAAAAGGGCGGCAAGTTCGACAAGACGGCCGGCGGCAAGGAGCTACCCAACATGGCTTCTATCAAGGACCagaagaagggcaagaaggGAAAGAAGGGAAACATGAACAAGGGACCCAGGgcagagaaggaggagaacgGAGAAAAGTCTAGTGGTGACAAGACGCCCGCGAGCAAGGTTGACCGTGAAGATGTCAAGCCGCTGCTCATTGCGAGGAAGCGACtgatgaggaagaagaaggcttCATCCCGAGGCTAG